In the Haloferula helveola genome, one interval contains:
- a CDS encoding NAD(P)-dependent oxidoreductase: MRVAITGTTGRVGRALADRLRGRHQVLELPRGEWDLAAPGLVSRIEALDFDVLLNPAAITSLEACEDDPALAERVNAAVPAELAESCRRSGRVMVHFSTDYVLGGADEGLHGEDVKVNPLSVYGSTKAAGERAVLDAEGCVIRVSWVFGPERPAFPEQVVSRALAGEPLAAVADKTSLPCFTKDLAGWIERLLEEGIRNELLHACNAGEPVSWNGMAEAILDQMVEAGALAARPEVEVQHLDEVSFFRATRPRHTAMATGRLASRLGEAPRHWREAMREHVAMLLISR, from the coding sequence ATGCGTGTCGCGATCACCGGGACCACCGGCCGGGTGGGTCGTGCGCTGGCCGACCGGCTTCGGGGGCGACACCAGGTTCTGGAACTGCCGCGCGGCGAGTGGGATCTTGCGGCTCCCGGCCTGGTAAGCCGGATCGAGGCCCTTGACTTCGATGTTCTGCTGAATCCAGCCGCGATCACGTCGCTCGAGGCCTGTGAGGACGACCCGGCTCTGGCCGAGAGGGTCAATGCCGCGGTGCCGGCGGAACTCGCCGAGTCGTGCCGGCGCAGTGGGCGGGTGATGGTTCATTTCAGCACGGACTACGTGCTCGGCGGGGCCGACGAGGGTCTCCACGGCGAGGACGTGAAGGTGAACCCTTTGTCCGTCTACGGTTCCACCAAGGCGGCGGGCGAGCGGGCCGTGCTTGATGCGGAGGGCTGCGTGATCCGGGTTTCGTGGGTCTTCGGCCCCGAGCGCCCGGCCTTTCCCGAGCAGGTCGTCAGCCGCGCCTTGGCCGGGGAGCCGCTGGCTGCGGTGGCCGACAAGACCTCGCTGCCATGTTTCACCAAGGATTTGGCCGGCTGGATCGAGCGGTTGCTGGAGGAAGGGATCCGCAACGAACTGCTGCACGCGTGCAACGCCGGCGAGCCGGTGAGCTGGAATGGCATGGCCGAGGCGATTCTGGACCAGATGGTCGAAGCCGGTGCGCTCGCAGCCCGCCCGGAGGTCGAGGTTCAGCATCTCGATGAGGTTTCCTTTTTCCGCGCCACGCGGCCGCGCCACACCGCGATGGCGACGGGCCGGCTGGCTTCGCGACTCGGAGAGGCACCGCGGCACTGGCGGGAGGCGATGCGCGAGCACGTCGCCATGCTCCTCATAAGCCGTTGA
- the ruvX gene encoding Holliday junction resolvase RuvX, with amino-acid sequence MHPALGIDHGDARIGIAATDPLGILAHPVETIHVRTTDPVERIAAIVAERDIRTLVLGLPLNLDGEEGPAAGKVRKFGEKLAKRLPELPLHFIDESLTTVSAAGKLRAAGRNAKKQKAVIDQAAAVEILELWLYESDGQEL; translated from the coding sequence GTGCACCCCGCCCTCGGAATCGATCACGGCGACGCCCGCATCGGCATCGCCGCCACCGATCCGCTGGGAATCCTCGCCCACCCGGTCGAAACCATCCACGTCCGCACCACCGACCCGGTCGAGCGGATCGCCGCGATCGTCGCCGAGCGCGACATCAGGACACTCGTCCTCGGCCTGCCTCTGAACCTCGACGGCGAGGAGGGCCCGGCCGCCGGGAAGGTCCGGAAGTTCGGGGAAAAACTCGCCAAACGCCTGCCGGAACTTCCGCTTCATTTCATCGACGAGTCGCTCACCACCGTGTCCGCGGCTGGCAAGCTCCGTGCTGCGGGAAGGAACGCCAAAAAGCAGAAGGCGGTGATCGACCAGGCCGCCGCGGTTGAAATTCTCGAGCTTTGGCTCTATGAAAGCGACGGTCAGGAACTCTGA
- a CDS encoding mannose-1-phosphate guanylyltransferase, producing the protein MASTYALILAGGSGTRFWPLSRDARPKQLLNLFGSDTLLEQTINRLDGLVPRENILILTNAAQIDAVREVASMLPPENIFAEPAKRDTAPAVALGIGLVAARDPGATMMVLPADQLIQDTVAYHAVMRDAIATAEKSDGLVTIGIRPTWPCPSYGYIERGSRASIPGLDCEHPPAEVSRFREKPSTDLAEQFLAAGGFCWNAGMFVWSLPTVIRELSKHAPELANFVSELRKSSDPAATVAAQFPELTPISIDYALMEKASRVLNIEATFDWDDVGSWISVAKYLEADDSDNRSNTPLSKIDSENNIVFNDNKNVRIALLGVDDLIVVQTGDALLIANRHQADAIKKLSAELPKELL; encoded by the coding sequence ATGGCCTCCACCTACGCTCTCATCCTTGCCGGCGGTTCCGGCACCCGTTTCTGGCCGCTCAGCCGGGACGCCCGCCCGAAGCAACTGCTCAACCTTTTTGGCAGCGACACGCTGCTCGAGCAAACGATCAACCGACTCGACGGCCTCGTGCCGCGCGAGAACATCCTGATCCTGACCAATGCCGCGCAGATCGATGCGGTGCGCGAGGTCGCGTCGATGCTGCCGCCGGAAAACATCTTCGCCGAACCTGCGAAACGCGACACCGCCCCGGCCGTCGCGCTCGGAATCGGACTTGTCGCCGCCCGCGACCCCGGCGCCACGATGATGGTGCTCCCGGCCGACCAACTGATCCAGGACACGGTCGCCTACCACGCGGTCATGCGCGATGCGATCGCGACCGCCGAGAAGTCCGACGGGCTGGTCACCATCGGCATCCGCCCGACCTGGCCGTGCCCGTCGTACGGCTACATCGAGCGCGGCAGCCGCGCCAGCATCCCGGGTTTGGACTGCGAGCACCCGCCGGCCGAGGTCTCCCGGTTCCGGGAAAAGCCGAGCACCGATCTCGCCGAGCAGTTCCTCGCCGCCGGGGGCTTCTGCTGGAATGCCGGCATGTTCGTGTGGTCCTTGCCGACCGTGATCCGCGAGCTTTCGAAGCACGCGCCCGAACTCGCGAACTTCGTTTCCGAACTCCGCAAGTCGAGCGACCCCGCCGCAACCGTGGCCGCCCAGTTCCCCGAGCTGACCCCGATTTCGATCGACTACGCACTGATGGAAAAGGCCAGCCGCGTGCTCAACATCGAGGCCACCTTCGACTGGGACGACGTCGGCTCGTGGATCTCGGTGGCGAAATACCTTGAGGCCGATGACTCCGACAACCGCTCGAACACGCCGCTGTCGAAGATCGATTCGGAGAACAACATCGTCTTCAACGACAACAAGAACGTCCGCATCGCGCTGCTCGGCGTCGACGACCTGATCGTGGTGCAGACCGGCGACGCCCTGCTCATCGCCAACCGCCACCAGGCCGACGCGATCAAAAAGCTCTCCGCCGAGCTCCCGAAGGAACTCCTGTGA